The Pusillibacter faecalis genome has a window encoding:
- the ruvC gene encoding crossover junction endodeoxyribonuclease RuvC — protein sequence MRILGIDPGYATIGFGLIEADRGQVHMGTYGAITTPAGLPLSRRLYQISCDMESLIGQLKPDAIAVEELFFNTNLTTGIAVAHGRGVILCTAEHCGIPLYEYTPSQVKLAVTGYGKAEKRQVMDMAKRLLKLKAIPRPDDAADALALAICHARSFTSRLPQASAVKETV from the coding sequence ATGCGTATTTTAGGCATCGACCCTGGGTATGCCACCATTGGCTTTGGGCTGATCGAAGCCGATCGAGGACAAGTACATATGGGGACCTATGGTGCAATCACAACTCCTGCTGGATTACCCCTTTCGCGCCGACTATATCAGATCAGCTGTGACATGGAGTCGTTGATCGGGCAGCTCAAGCCAGATGCAATTGCGGTAGAAGAGCTGTTTTTTAATACCAATCTTACCACCGGCATTGCCGTAGCTCACGGCAGAGGCGTGATCCTCTGCACAGCGGAGCACTGCGGAATTCCACTCTATGAGTACACGCCCTCCCAGGTCAAGCTGGCCGTAACCGGTTACGGAAAGGCGGAAAAACGCCAGGTGATGGATATGGCGAAACGGTTGTTGAAATTGAAGGCCATTCCTCGTCCGGATGATGCAGCCGACGCTCTGGCCTTGGCGATCTGCCATGCAAGGAGTTTTACTTCACGGCTTCCACAAGCAAGCGCCGTGAAGGAGACAGTCTGA
- a CDS encoding sigma-70 family RNA polymerase sigma factor: protein MDQETFAVRVEAIKARLYRTAYLYLGSESAALDAVDEAVYQALRALKKLREPEFFETWITRILINECHRELRRRKRFSDEVLPETAGPCEYDTLPLKEAVRCLPEALRLVVVLRFFTGYTQAETAAALNIPQGTVATRQRRALELLRLELGEEEHT from the coding sequence ATGGACCAGGAAACATTTGCCGTCCGGGTGGAGGCCATAAAAGCACGGTTGTATCGAACCGCATATCTGTATCTAGGCAGTGAAAGTGCTGCGTTGGACGCCGTGGATGAGGCAGTCTATCAGGCGCTGCGGGCGCTGAAAAAACTGCGGGAACCTGAATTTTTTGAAACCTGGATCACCCGCATCCTGATCAATGAGTGTCACCGGGAACTGAGGCGGCGAAAGCGGTTTTCAGATGAGGTTCTGCCGGAAACTGCCGGCCCCTGCGAATACGATACGCTGCCTTTGAAAGAAGCTGTTCGCTGTCTTCCAGAAGCGCTGCGGCTGGTCGTGGTCCTGCGTTTTTTCACGGGATATACGCAGGCAGAAACCGCAGCTGCGCTGAATATTCCACAAGGGACTGTGGCCACTCGGCAGCGCCGGGCTCTGGAATTGCTGCGGCTGGAACTGGGGGAGGAGGAACACACATGA
- the xerD gene encoding site-specific tyrosine recombinase XerD, with the protein MDDIARYGAYLANEKNASQNTISSYLRDVTQFAEYLQNTQSCGLRLATGDMIRSYMYWMQGHGKSASSVTRFLASVKSFYNFLVGNRDMKSNPAKGITAAKAERKYPEILTSKEVELFLEQPQCVDAKGFRDHAMLELLYATGIRVSELISLNLGDFNAAGGFIRCESRGKERMIPLYHTAIKAIQDYVKNVRPQLISDSSEEALFVNMNGERMSRQGFWKIIKFYQEKAGIQKDITPHTLRHSFAVHLLENGADLRSIQEMLGHADISSTQIYTHVIKRQLKDVYQKAHPRA; encoded by the coding sequence ATGGATGATATTGCCCGTTATGGTGCATATCTGGCAAATGAGAAGAATGCCTCTCAAAATACGATCAGCTCCTACTTGCGGGATGTCACCCAGTTTGCAGAGTACTTGCAGAACACACAGAGCTGCGGACTTCGCTTGGCAACCGGAGATATGATCCGCAGCTATATGTACTGGATGCAGGGACACGGAAAATCCGCCTCTTCTGTGACAAGGTTTTTGGCCTCCGTCAAATCCTTTTATAATTTTCTGGTTGGAAACCGTGATATGAAATCAAACCCTGCTAAGGGCATTACTGCTGCGAAGGCAGAGCGAAAATATCCTGAGATTCTCACCAGCAAAGAAGTAGAGCTATTTTTGGAACAGCCCCAGTGCGTGGATGCAAAGGGTTTTCGGGATCACGCCATGCTGGAACTGCTATATGCCACTGGTATCCGGGTTAGTGAGCTGATCTCTTTGAATTTGGGTGATTTTAATGCAGCCGGCGGTTTTATCCGCTGTGAAAGCCGTGGCAAGGAGCGAATGATCCCGCTGTACCACACCGCTATCAAAGCCATTCAGGATTATGTGAAAAATGTACGTCCTCAACTGATCTCTGATAGCAGTGAGGAAGCCCTGTTCGTGAATATGAACGGTGAACGCATGAGCCGGCAGGGCTTCTGGAAGATTATCAAATTCTATCAGGAAAAGGCCGGCATCCAAAAGGACATCACCCCACACACTCTTCGTCACTCCTTTGCGGTACATCTGTTAGAAAATGGTGCGGATCTACGGTCTATTCAAGAAATGCTGGGGCATGCGGATATCTCCTCCACGCAAATCTACACCCATGTGATCAAACGGCAGCTGAAAGATGTCTATCAAAAAGCACATCCGCGGGCATGA
- a CDS encoding DUF4179 domain-containing protein produces MNRKEEYRALLSELEQLPPELEQTVERAVRRKRKLRNKRRFWGIPVGSLAACFLGFVLLVNLFPPFARACGNVPVLRELAEAVAWSPSLSAAVQHDYVQPIGQTKTEMGFTASVEYVIVDRKQVSMFYTLEYDAALWEQVHVDYEYGDLHGWAGDAGTLWQKPGELREISMNFVDQDVPATLDLALKISAEPRTDQSAGPTEYVGNSLFEEPHYEEPDYLAELTFTLEFDPSYTAQGTVIPVNADFTLDGQRFTLTEVELYPTHLRVNLEDDPTNTAWLRGVDLYLENEHGERFGSSINGITASGDPDGEGYATFWLDSPFFSQGEHLTLYISGADWKDKDAPRVRVDLGTGTAEHLPDGIQFLRAEQQAEGWIVYFTMPRETNGSLYNNFSGGFWDEAGNHYEIWQFGHTYGYRDPVTGETVEEDTMFTENFPLAGFEGDVVYLEPNRNRTTDFSIPVSIPIS; encoded by the coding sequence ATGAATCGAAAAGAAGAATACCGCGCCCTGTTGAGCGAGCTGGAACAACTTCCGCCGGAGTTGGAGCAAACAGTGGAAAGGGCTGTCAGGCGTAAAAGGAAGCTGCGGAATAAACGGCGCTTTTGGGGAATTCCGGTCGGAAGCCTCGCCGCTTGTTTTTTAGGTTTTGTCCTGCTGGTCAACCTGTTCCCGCCCTTTGCCAGAGCTTGCGGAAACGTACCGGTATTGCGGGAGCTTGCCGAGGCGGTTGCATGGTCCCCATCTCTCTCCGCCGCCGTGCAACACGATTATGTCCAGCCCATTGGGCAGACCAAAACAGAAATGGGCTTCACCGCATCGGTAGAGTACGTTATTGTGGACCGCAAACAGGTAAGCATGTTCTATACTCTAGAGTATGACGCGGCTCTGTGGGAGCAGGTCCATGTGGATTATGAATACGGCGATCTCCACGGCTGGGCTGGAGACGCGGGGACTCTCTGGCAAAAGCCAGGGGAGTTACGGGAGATTAGCATGAATTTTGTGGACCAGGATGTGCCGGCTACTCTGGACCTAGCGCTGAAAATCAGTGCCGAACCGAGGACGGACCAATCAGCGGGGCCGACGGAATATGTCGGGAACAGTCTTTTTGAGGAGCCTCACTACGAGGAGCCGGACTATCTTGCGGAGCTGACCTTCACCCTGGAATTTGACCCCAGCTATACGGCCCAGGGGACGGTGATTCCCGTGAATGCCGATTTCACACTAGACGGGCAGCGATTTACACTGACAGAGGTAGAACTTTATCCCACCCACTTGAGGGTGAATCTGGAGGATGATCCCACGAATACGGCGTGGCTGCGGGGCGTAGATTTATACCTGGAAAATGAACACGGAGAGCGTTTTGGGAGCAGCATCAACGGAATTACTGCCTCCGGTGATCCGGATGGGGAGGGATATGCCACCTTTTGGCTGGACAGTCCCTTTTTCAGCCAAGGAGAACACTTGACCCTCTATATCTCCGGCGCTGACTGGAAGGATAAGGACGCTCCCAGGGTCCGGGTAGACCTGGGAACAGGCACTGCAGAACATTTGCCGGATGGTATCCAATTTCTGAGGGCGGAACAGCAGGCCGAGGGGTGGATTGTGTACTTCACCATGCCCCGGGAAACAAACGGCAGCCTATACAACAACTTTTCAGGCGGCTTCTGGGATGAGGCCGGAAACCATTACGAGATCTGGCAGTTCGGACACACCTATGGCTATCGGGACCCAGTTACAGGGGAAACCGTTGAAGAGGATACCATGTTTACAGAGAACTTCCCTCTGGCCGGGTTTGAGGGAGATGTGGTCTACCTAGAGCCAAATAGGAACCGAACCACAGACTTTTCCATCCCGGTATCCATTCCCATTTCCTAA
- a CDS encoding VOC family protein has product MKLKNPMLVVTNMDRSVAFYQAVLGLHVVLDFGANKTLTGGLALQTLETYREFLGTDQVFFGGNDFEVYFEEDDFDRFAAKLSQCGVEYVHPVKEHAWGQRVVRFYDPDRHIIEVGENMKAVCRRFLASGLTPEQTAARMDVPMKFVNACM; this is encoded by the coding sequence ATGAAGCTGAAAAATCCCATGCTGGTCGTGACCAATATGGATCGATCGGTGGCGTTTTATCAGGCTGTGCTGGGCCTGCATGTAGTGCTGGATTTTGGGGCAAACAAGACCTTAACCGGCGGGTTGGCCCTTCAGACGCTGGAGACATACCGGGAGTTTCTTGGAACAGACCAGGTTTTCTTTGGTGGAAATGACTTTGAGGTATACTTTGAAGAGGACGATTTTGACCGATTTGCAGCAAAGCTCTCCCAGTGCGGTGTGGAGTATGTCCATCCTGTCAAGGAGCACGCCTGGGGCCAGCGGGTTGTACGCTTCTATGACCCAGACAGACACATCATTGAGGTGGGCGAGAACATGAAAGCCGTGTGCAGACGCTTTCTGGCAAGCGGCCTGACACCAGAGCAAACCGCAGCGCGCATGGATGTACCGATGAAATTTGTGAACGCATGTATGTGA